One genomic region from Desulfobaccales bacterium encodes:
- a CDS encoding APC family permease: protein MYLKSILLIVANLALVVFFIYLLRKPGRLSYYLNGRWWLTWLSIGVITLMDELTSVFYAPAEAYRFIGLSAIVFIAFTAVFVHYMTTRLVEIAEILEHHGLIGGGVYSFSYLVLGPLVSFVAVASIMVDYILTACISAVSAVLNATSFFHLPHHVIIILVLITIWAIAGLNILGIKENARVTFTIFIFAALVFVTLIISGILALDSFSLGQLKQAVVKTASDLKPGSLFGSYHIFIAHIAFCILAYSGVESVLQTAGLVRSWQEIGKAYIFLAVTVGLVTPIVAALALSAPIDFHQHEGDLITHYATLINGLPFGVVVAVLASFALIMAVNTAFVASSELIERVAHRYGFHWVIVTNRRQSLYRIHLLNAAFFSIIILITSGKQETLADMYALGLLASFSINMGALLIYRYSMGTKEVIRFYTSRLVTLIMWVVFLSCFIFLAIMKTHGTMLWAIVTGLVLVAGFLVAQKRSPEKKEIEKGDAEMEMILYLAESSAPDLHLVFKRSQEMGGPHEDNVAYITFYSPRASIPSKLARNHFRFPLVKLSLYHRLVALLRVVEYELGDRQVNVHLGWPMSSWLDRMAIGVMIFNMMRLPRLFPHFRFIMSYTEPTGAASKLHATAVK, encoded by the coding sequence TTGTACCTGAAGAGCATACTCCTCATCGTCGCCAACCTGGCGCTTGTAGTATTTTTCATCTATCTCCTCCGGAAACCGGGGCGGCTCTCGTACTATCTCAACGGCCGCTGGTGGCTCACCTGGCTGTCGATAGGGGTCATCACCCTGATGGACGAGCTCACCTCGGTGTTTTACGCCCCCGCCGAGGCTTACCGCTTTATCGGCTTAAGCGCCATCGTCTTTATCGCCTTCACCGCGGTCTTCGTCCATTACATGACCACCCGGCTGGTGGAAATAGCCGAGATCCTAGAACACCACGGCCTCATCGGCGGCGGCGTCTATTCCTTCTCCTACCTGGTCCTGGGTCCCCTGGTCTCTTTTGTGGCGGTGGCCTCCATCATGGTGGACTACATCCTCACCGCCTGCATCTCCGCAGTGAGCGCGGTCTTAAACGCCACCTCGTTCTTTCACCTGCCCCACCACGTCATCATCATCCTGGTGCTTATAACCATCTGGGCCATTGCCGGCCTCAACATCCTGGGGATCAAGGAAAACGCCCGGGTCACCTTCACCATCTTTATCTTTGCAGCGCTGGTTTTCGTCACCCTGATCATCTCCGGCATCCTGGCCCTGGACAGTTTTTCCCTGGGACAGCTCAAGCAGGCCGTCGTCAAAACCGCCTCCGACCTGAAACCGGGCTCATTGTTTGGAAGTTACCATATCTTTATCGCCCACATCGCCTTCTGTATCCTGGCCTACTCCGGGGTGGAGTCCGTGCTCCAAACCGCCGGCCTGGTGCGGAGCTGGCAGGAGATCGGCAAGGCCTATATCTTCCTGGCCGTTACCGTGGGTCTGGTGACCCCCATCGTCGCCGCCCTGGCCCTGTCCGCACCCATTGATTTCCACCAGCATGAAGGCGACCTGATCACCCATTACGCCACCTTGATAAACGGCCTGCCGTTCGGCGTCGTCGTCGCGGTCCTGGCCAGCTTTGCCCTGATCATGGCGGTAAACACCGCGTTCGTGGCCTCCAGCGAACTCATCGAGCGTGTGGCCCACCGCTACGGCTTTCATTGGGTCATCGTCACCAACCGGCGTCAGTCCCTCTACCGCATCCACCTCCTCAACGCCGCCTTCTTCTCCATCATCATCCTCATCACGTCGGGCAAGCAGGAAACCCTGGCGGACATGTATGCCCTGGGACTTTTAGCCAGCTTCTCCATCAACATGGGGGCCTTGCTCATCTACCGCTACTCCATGGGCACCAAAGAGGTGATCCGTTTTTACACCTCCCGCCTGGTCACCTTGATTATGTGGGTCGTCTTTCTAAGCTGCTTCATTTTTTTGGCTATCATGAAGACCCACGGCACCATGCTGTGGGCCATCGTCACCGGTCTGGTGCTGGTGGCCGGATTCTTAGTGGCCCAGAAACGGTCACCGGAGAAGAAAGAGATCGAGAAGGGCGACGCCGAAATGGAGATGATCCTCTACCTGGCCGAGTCCTCGGCGCCGGATTTGCACCTGGTATTCAAGCGCTCCCAGGAGATGGGCGGCCCCCACGAAGACAACGTCGCCTATATCACCTTCTATTCCCCCCGGGCCAGTATTCCTTCCAAACTGGCGCGCAACCACTTCCGCTTCCCCCTCGTCAAGTTGAGCCTCTACCACCGCTTGGTGGCCCTCCTCCGGGTGGTGGAATACGAGCTGGGTGACCGCCAGGTCAACGTCCATCTGGGCTGGCCCATGTCCTCCTGGCTAGACCGCATGGCCATCGGTGTCATGATCTTCAACATGATGCGCCTGCCCCGCCTCTTTCCTCATTTCCGCTTCATCATGAGCTACACCGAACCCACCGGCGCTGCCTCCAAACTCCACGCCACCGCAGTGAAGTAA